A part of Entelurus aequoreus isolate RoL-2023_Sb linkage group LG03, RoL_Eaeq_v1.1, whole genome shotgun sequence genomic DNA contains:
- the LOC133647057 gene encoding transmembrane protein 60-like, which yields MKMSLVQRVFLSWVFSLLFLIMLVLKLDSKIHWNWFLIFLPVWTLDAVLLLMVLVQLVGRCKPDLEPREGEQSLAKKMWYLAALLLKLAFCVSLCSRLERLTDAWLSVVCVPLWVLLAGALLELGHNVFHHRRD from the coding sequence ATGAAGATGTCATTGGTCCAGCGAGTCTTCCTCTCCTGGGTCTTCAGCCTCCTCTTCCTCATCATGCTGGTCCTCAAACTGGACTCCAAGATCCACTGGAACTGGTTCCTCATCTTCCTCCCCGTCTGGACCTTGGACGCCGTCCTGCTGCTCATGGTCCTGGTGCAGCTGGTGGGCCGCTGCAAGCCGGACTTGGAGCCCCGGGAGGGCGAGCAGAGCCTGGCCAAGAAGATGTGGTACCTGGCCGCCCTGCTGCTCAAGCTGGCCTTCTGCGTCAGCCTGTGCTCCCGCCTGGAGAGGCTGACGGACGCCTGGCTCAGCGTGGTGTGCGTGCCCCTCTGGGTGCTGCTGGCCGGGGCCCTGCTGGAGCTGGGACACAACGTCTTCCACCATAGGAGGGACTGA